A genomic window from Sanguibacter antarcticus includes:
- a CDS encoding NADH-quinone oxidoreductase subunit C — MSTENQDSTTPQGSAVEPGGDVLAESTATTGAGSEPSVFTTGAPLEVVEVRTGMFGAHGSGDTSGYGGLTRQVVMKRSSPRPYGGWYDEAVDVLAEVLAEAGVPFDAAIESVLVDPPFETSKHSELTLFVAREHLVAVCQALRDDQDLRFEMSLGVSGVHYPHETGRELHAVYHLTSVTHSHSLRLEVSVPDVDPHVPSTTTVYPTNDWHERETWDFFGIVFDGHPALARIEMPDDWPGHPQRKDYPLGGIPVEYKGATIPPADQRRSYS; from the coding sequence GTGAGCACAGAGAACCAGGACAGCACGACGCCGCAGGGCAGCGCGGTCGAGCCCGGAGGCGACGTCCTCGCCGAGAGCACCGCGACGACCGGCGCCGGGAGCGAACCGAGCGTCTTCACGACGGGCGCGCCCCTCGAGGTCGTCGAGGTGCGGACCGGGATGTTCGGCGCGCACGGCTCCGGCGACACGTCGGGCTACGGCGGGCTGACCCGCCAGGTCGTCATGAAGCGCTCCAGCCCCCGCCCGTACGGTGGCTGGTACGACGAGGCCGTCGACGTGCTCGCCGAGGTCCTCGCCGAGGCCGGGGTGCCGTTCGACGCGGCGATCGAGTCGGTCCTCGTCGACCCACCGTTCGAGACGAGCAAGCATTCCGAGCTCACGCTGTTCGTGGCGCGCGAGCACCTCGTCGCGGTCTGCCAGGCGCTGCGCGACGACCAGGACCTGCGGTTCGAGATGAGCCTCGGGGTGTCGGGCGTGCACTACCCGCACGAGACCGGTCGCGAGCTGCACGCCGTCTACCACCTCACCTCGGTGACGCACAGCCACAGCCTGCGCCTCGAGGTCTCGGTCCCTGACGTGGACCCGCACGTGCCGTCGACGACGACCGTGTACCCGACGAACGACTGGCACGAGCGCGAGACGTGGGACTTCTTCGGCATCGTCTTCGACGGCCACCCTGCCCTCGCACGCATCGAGATGCCCGACGACTGGCCGGGCCACCCGCAGCGCAAGGACTACCCGCTCGGCGGGATCCCCGTGGAGTACAAGGGTGCGACCATCCCGCCGGCGGACCAGAGGAGGTCCTACTCATGA
- a CDS encoding NuoB/complex I 20 kDa subunit family protein, whose amino-acid sequence MGIEEAPSGFLLTTVEDLAGYFRKGSLWPVTFGLACCAIEMMAAGASRFDLSRFGMEVFRASPRQADLMIVAGRVSQKMAPVVRQVYDQMPEPKWVLSMGVCASSGGMFNNYAIVQGVDHIVPVDIYLPGCPPRPEMLINAILELHKQIQNEPLGANRREMARAVEAAALEATPTSAMKGLLR is encoded by the coding sequence ATGGGGATCGAAGAGGCTCCTTCAGGATTCCTCCTGACAACGGTCGAAGACCTCGCCGGGTACTTCCGCAAGGGATCGCTGTGGCCGGTGACCTTCGGGCTCGCGTGCTGCGCGATCGAGATGATGGCAGCAGGCGCGAGCCGCTTCGACCTCTCTCGGTTCGGCATGGAGGTCTTCCGCGCCTCGCCGCGCCAGGCCGACCTCATGATCGTCGCTGGTCGTGTCAGCCAGAAGATGGCGCCGGTCGTCCGTCAGGTCTACGACCAGATGCCCGAGCCCAAGTGGGTCCTGTCCATGGGCGTGTGCGCGTCGAGCGGCGGCATGTTCAACAACTATGCGATCGTCCAGGGCGTCGACCACATCGTGCCTGTCGACATCTACCTGCCCGGGTGCCCCCCGCGGCCGGAGATGCTCATCAACGCGATCCTCGAGCTGCACAAGCAGATCCAGAACGAGCCGCTCGGCGCCAACCGCCGGGAGATGGCGCGCGCCGTCGAGGCTGCTGCGCTCGAGGCCACACCCACGTCGGCGATGAAGGGCCTCCTGCGGTGA
- a CDS encoding glycoside hydrolase family 6 protein — MISTTRRTAALSAIAVALTGLGAVATSTSAAAATGCEVDYSITGQWNGQYQGSVTVKNLGAPVTDWTVGWTFADGQKVNQLWNGVSSQSGTAVSVTNAPYNGSLATGASTAFGFIGTWSGTNSEPTSFTLNGTTCTGTTTPGTTPTTEPTATPTPTTEPTATPTTTPTTEPTATPTTTPTTSGLFANTDTQAYTAWSAASGADKALLAKIALTPQSIWIGDWTSASGAKDSVATYTGNAAAAGKTGTLVIYAIPGRDCGNYSGGGVATSEYASWIDTVASGIKGEPFIVLEPDALAQLGDCEGQGDRVGYLKYAAQKLSEAGGRVYLDVGHSGWLTASTAADRLKQIGFDYAEGFALNTSNYQTTADSRAYGESISAAVGGKPFVIDTSRNGNGSNGEWCNPRGRALGEQPSLVSDGTHLAAMLWVKLPGESDGSCNGGPSAGAWWQEIALEMAGNASW, encoded by the coding sequence ATGATCAGCACCACCAGGCGCACAGCAGCGCTCTCAGCGATCGCGGTCGCGCTCACAGGCCTCGGCGCCGTCGCGACGTCGACGTCAGCCGCAGCAGCAACCGGTTGCGAGGTCGACTACTCCATCACCGGTCAGTGGAACGGGCAGTACCAGGGCAGCGTCACCGTGAAGAACCTCGGCGCCCCGGTCACCGACTGGACCGTCGGCTGGACCTTCGCTGACGGCCAGAAGGTCAACCAGCTCTGGAACGGCGTCTCGAGCCAGTCCGGAACAGCGGTCTCCGTCACGAACGCCCCGTACAACGGTTCGCTCGCCACCGGAGCGAGCACAGCGTTCGGCTTCATCGGAACCTGGAGCGGGACGAACTCCGAGCCCACGTCCTTCACCCTCAACGGGACGACCTGCACGGGCACGACCACCCCCGGGACAACCCCGACCACGGAGCCCACCGCGACGCCGACCCCGACGACGGAGCCCACCGCGACGCCGACCACGACCCCGACGACGGAGCCCACCGCGACGCCGACCACGACCCCGACCACGAGCGGACTCTTCGCCAACACCGACACCCAGGCGTACACGGCCTGGTCCGCTGCGAGCGGCGCCGACAAGGCGCTCCTCGCGAAGATCGCGCTCACGCCGCAGTCCATCTGGATCGGTGACTGGACGAGCGCTTCAGGCGCGAAGGACTCCGTCGCCACCTACACCGGCAACGCAGCAGCCGCCGGCAAGACCGGCACCCTGGTCATCTACGCCATCCCCGGCCGCGACTGCGGCAACTACTCCGGTGGCGGCGTCGCTACCAGCGAGTACGCGTCGTGGATCGACACCGTCGCCTCCGGCATCAAGGGCGAGCCCTTCATCGTCCTCGAGCCCGACGCGCTCGCGCAGCTCGGTGACTGCGAGGGTCAGGGCGACCGCGTGGGCTACCTCAAGTACGCCGCCCAGAAGCTCTCTGAAGCCGGTGGACGCGTCTACCTCGACGTCGGTCACTCCGGCTGGCTGACCGCGAGCACCGCAGCGGACCGTCTCAAGCAGATCGGCTTCGACTACGCCGAGGGCTTCGCGCTCAACACGTCGAACTACCAGACGACAGCCGACTCCCGCGCCTACGGTGAGTCGATCTCTGCCGCAGTCGGCGGAAAGCCGTTCGTCATCGACACGTCGCGCAACGGCAACGGGTCCAACGGCGAATGGTGCAACCCGCGCGGCCGCGCGCTCGGAGAGCAGCCGAGCCTCGTCTCCGACGGAACCCACCTCGCCGCGATGCTCTGGGTCAAGCTGCCCGGTGAGAGCGACGGATCCTGCAACGGCGGCCCGTCGGCCGGTGCATGGTGGCAGGAGATCGCCCTCGAGATGGCTGGCAACGCCAGCTGGTGA
- a CDS encoding NADH-quinone oxidoreductase subunit D has protein sequence MSASTTAGRAPRATRAPLDDEDVRSFEASGGDWDEIAAEAAELGEERIVVNMGPQHPSTHGVLRLMLEIDGETVTEARCGVGYLHTGIEKNMEFRTWTQGVTFCTRMDYLAPFFQETAFCLGVERLLGVADDVPERAQVIRVLLMELNRIASHLVCLGTGGNEMGATTVMTISFTAREEILRIFEMITGLRMNHAFVRPGGVAQDVPSGLSEEFRRVEVEVRKYIKQLSDLLLANPIFKARLVGTGHLNLAGCMALGITGPVLRSAGLPYDVRKASPYCGYETYDFDVPTSTDADCYARVVLRIEECYQSLRIAQQCIERLEKTTGDPVMIADKKIAWPAQLAIGTDGMGNSPDHIKDIMGTSMEALIHHFKLVTEGFRVPAGQVFQTVEHPRGELGAHLVSDGGTRPYRAHFRDPSFNNLQAVAIMCEGGQIADVVVAVASLDPVLGGVDR, from the coding sequence ATGAGCGCGTCGACCACTGCAGGACGAGCGCCACGTGCCACGCGTGCGCCGCTCGACGACGAGGACGTCCGGAGCTTCGAGGCGTCCGGCGGCGACTGGGACGAGATCGCGGCCGAGGCCGCCGAGCTCGGCGAGGAGCGCATCGTCGTCAACATGGGACCGCAGCACCCGTCGACCCACGGGGTGCTCCGGCTCATGCTCGAGATCGACGGCGAGACCGTCACCGAGGCGCGCTGCGGCGTGGGCTACCTCCACACCGGCATCGAGAAGAACATGGAGTTCCGGACGTGGACGCAGGGGGTGACCTTCTGCACCCGCATGGACTACCTCGCGCCGTTCTTCCAGGAGACCGCCTTCTGTCTCGGCGTCGAGCGGCTCCTCGGCGTCGCCGACGACGTCCCTGAGCGCGCACAGGTCATCCGGGTGCTGCTCATGGAGCTCAACCGGATCGCGAGCCACCTCGTCTGCCTCGGCACAGGCGGGAACGAGATGGGCGCGACGACCGTCATGACCATCTCGTTCACGGCGCGCGAGGAGATCCTGCGGATCTTCGAGATGATCACCGGCCTCCGGATGAACCACGCGTTCGTCCGCCCCGGCGGAGTCGCCCAGGACGTCCCCTCGGGGCTCTCGGAAGAGTTCCGGCGGGTCGAGGTCGAGGTGCGCAAGTACATCAAGCAGCTCTCCGACCTCCTGCTGGCCAACCCCATCTTCAAGGCGCGGCTCGTCGGGACGGGGCACCTCAACCTCGCCGGGTGCATGGCGCTCGGCATCACCGGCCCGGTCCTGCGCTCTGCGGGTCTGCCGTACGACGTCCGCAAGGCGAGCCCGTACTGCGGCTACGAGACGTACGACTTCGACGTCCCGACGTCGACGGACGCTGACTGCTATGCACGCGTCGTCCTGCGTATCGAGGAGTGCTACCAGTCGTTGCGCATCGCCCAGCAGTGCATCGAACGCCTCGAGAAGACCACGGGCGACCCGGTCATGATCGCGGACAAGAAGATCGCCTGGCCGGCACAGCTCGCGATCGGGACCGACGGGATGGGCAACTCGCCCGACCACATCAAGGACATCATGGGCACCTCGATGGAGGCGCTCATCCACCACTTCAAGCTGGTCACCGAGGGCTTCCGGGTCCCGGCCGGCCAGGTGTTCCAGACCGTGGAGCACCCGCGCGGCGAGCTCGGTGCACACCTCGTGTCCGACGGCGGGACGCGCCCCTACCGGGCGCACTTCCGTGACCCGTCCTTCAACAACCTGCAGGCTGTGGCGATCATGTGCGAGGGCGGTCAGATCGCCGACGTGGTCGTCGCCGTCGCCTCGCTCGACCCTGTTCTCGGAGGAGTGGACCGATGA
- a CDS encoding geranylgeranyl reductase family protein, with product MRLNRTDDADVIVVGAGPAGATAAHYCAAAGLDVLLLEKSSFPRDKICGDGLTPRAVGEMVRMGVPIREEDGWIRNIGLRAVAGGRSFEFPWPELKAYPSYGLARSRMNLDQTLAEHARSTGAKLMERTNVTGPLLDERTGRVVGVRARPVDEAGRRAGDETTYRAPVVIAADGVSARMAIALGIEKSLKRPMGVAVRTYFTSPRHDDPWMESQLELWDGVPGRSNLLPGYGWIFALGDGTVNVGLGSVSSTAAATKIDYKSLFAQWMANTPEEWDFTPENQIGPVRGAALPMAFNRKPLYTRGMMLVGDSGGMVSPFNGEGIAYAMQAGRVAADTIAQARSRTTDAARERALATYPEIMSRELGGYYTLGRYFVKLIEHPQVMRICTRYGLPQPLIMKLVVKLLSDCYEPHGGDVVDRVIAGLTRVVPKA from the coding sequence ATGAGACTGAACAGGACCGATGACGCTGATGTCATCGTCGTGGGAGCGGGCCCCGCTGGGGCGACCGCTGCCCACTACTGTGCTGCCGCCGGGCTCGACGTCCTCCTCCTCGAGAAGTCCTCGTTCCCCCGGGACAAGATCTGCGGTGACGGACTCACCCCGCGCGCTGTCGGCGAGATGGTCCGCATGGGCGTCCCGATCCGCGAAGAAGACGGCTGGATCCGCAACATCGGTCTTCGGGCGGTCGCTGGTGGACGCTCCTTCGAGTTCCCCTGGCCCGAGCTCAAGGCCTACCCCTCGTACGGTCTCGCGCGCTCACGGATGAACCTCGACCAGACGCTCGCCGAGCACGCCCGCAGCACCGGCGCCAAGCTCATGGAACGTACCAACGTCACGGGCCCGCTGCTCGACGAGCGCACCGGCCGCGTGGTCGGAGTGAGGGCTCGTCCCGTCGACGAGGCCGGACGACGCGCCGGCGACGAGACCACCTACCGTGCCCCGGTGGTCATCGCCGCCGACGGGGTCTCGGCGCGCATGGCCATCGCGCTCGGCATCGAGAAGTCGCTCAAGCGGCCGATGGGTGTCGCGGTACGCACCTACTTCACCAGCCCTCGGCACGACGACCCGTGGATGGAGTCCCAGCTCGAGCTCTGGGACGGCGTCCCAGGGAGGTCGAACCTCCTGCCGGGCTACGGCTGGATCTTCGCGCTCGGCGACGGCACCGTCAACGTCGGTCTCGGATCGGTGTCCTCGACCGCAGCCGCGACGAAGATCGACTACAAGAGCCTCTTCGCGCAGTGGATGGCGAACACTCCCGAGGAGTGGGATTTCACTCCCGAGAACCAGATCGGCCCGGTGCGCGGCGCAGCGCTCCCCATGGCTTTCAACCGCAAGCCGCTGTACACACGAGGGATGATGCTCGTCGGCGACTCGGGCGGCATGGTGAGCCCGTTCAACGGTGAGGGAATCGCCTACGCGATGCAGGCAGGCAGGGTCGCCGCCGACACGATCGCCCAGGCGCGGTCCCGGACCACCGACGCTGCGCGCGAGCGTGCGCTCGCCACCTACCCAGAGATCATGTCTCGTGAGCTCGGCGGCTACTACACGCTCGGCCGCTACTTCGTGAAGCTCATCGAGCACCCCCAGGTCATGCGGATCTGCACGCGCTACGGTCTCCCGCAGCCGCTCATCATGAAGCTCGTCGTCAAGCTCCTGTCCGACTGCTACGAACCCCACGGTGGCGACGTCGTCGACCGCGTCATCGCGGGGCTCACGAGGGTGGTGCCCAAAGCATGA
- the nuoE gene encoding NADH-quinone oxidoreductase subunit NuoE: protein MTTDTHTGGAGDGVQRTRGGYDAATHARLAADCAQIMARYPDPRSALLPMLHLVQAEDGYVSRDGIHFCAEMLDITAAEVSAVATFYTQYKRRPNGTYTVGVCTNTLCAIMGGDELFEELSEHLGIGNDETTEDGAITLERIECNAACDYAPVMMVNWEFFDNQSPASAAQVVDDLRLGKDVAPTRGASSVCSFKAMSRVLAGFSDGRADEGTGAGTPTTEGTRLARTNGWEAPETAPAPADDPAPASKDAPAEPAAAPATGGEQSSAERTAQGPADTSSHTQTSTSSTPPPADSDTDTDTKPEGGK from the coding sequence ATGACCACCGACACCCACACCGGTGGCGCCGGGGACGGCGTCCAGCGCACGCGCGGCGGGTACGACGCAGCGACGCACGCGCGTCTCGCCGCCGACTGCGCCCAGATCATGGCGCGGTACCCGGACCCCCGCTCGGCGCTCTTGCCGATGCTGCACCTCGTCCAGGCCGAGGACGGCTACGTCTCGCGCGACGGTATCCACTTCTGCGCCGAGATGCTCGACATCACCGCGGCCGAGGTCTCGGCCGTCGCGACGTTCTACACGCAGTACAAGCGTCGTCCGAACGGCACGTACACGGTCGGTGTCTGCACCAACACGCTCTGCGCCATCATGGGCGGCGACGAGCTCTTCGAGGAGCTGTCGGAGCACCTGGGCATCGGCAACGACGAGACGACCGAGGACGGTGCGATCACCCTCGAGCGCATCGAGTGCAACGCCGCGTGCGACTACGCGCCGGTGATGATGGTCAACTGGGAGTTCTTCGACAACCAGTCGCCCGCCAGCGCCGCGCAGGTGGTCGACGACCTCCGGCTCGGCAAGGACGTCGCCCCCACCCGTGGCGCGTCGTCGGTGTGCTCGTTCAAGGCGATGTCCCGCGTCCTCGCGGGCTTCAGCGACGGCCGTGCCGACGAGGGTACGGGAGCAGGGACCCCCACGACCGAGGGCACCCGGCTGGCGCGCACGAACGGCTGGGAAGCTCCTGAGACGGCGCCCGCCCCGGCAGACGACCCGGCCCCTGCGAGCAAGGACGCCCCTGCGGAGCCAGCAGCGGCACCAGCGACCGGAGGCGAGCAGTCGAGCGCCGAGCGCACCGCGCAAGGTCCCGCCGACACGTCGTCGCACACGCAGACCTCGACGTCCTCCACACCGCCTCCTGCGGATAGCGACACCGACACCGACACGAAGCCGGAGGGCGGCAAGTGA
- a CDS encoding NADH-quinone oxidoreductase subunit G, translating into MTVTDDKKNVVPGTPAPVAAPAAPPAPPAEVTFTIDGVETAVPKGTLVIRAAEELGIQIPRFCDHPLLEPAGACRQCLVEVAAPDREGNVRPMPKPQASCTLEATPGMVVKTQHTSPVADKAQHGIIEMLLINHPLDCPVCDKGGECPLQNQAMSNGRPTSRFIEAKRTFPKPISISTEILLDRERCVLCQRCTRFSKQIAGDAFIDLQKRGAMQQIGRFDPEVLGFAEGAPGTADMPVGGAEPDESGAPFASYFSGNTIQICPVGALTGAAYRFRARPFDLVSTPAVSEHDSSGSAIRIDHRRGTVLRRLAGDDPAVNEEWITDKDRFAFTWQTANDRLRTPMIRERGDDGFRGELRPASWLEAFDAAAAGLRTACEPDQRTPGGVGVLPGGRLTIEDAYAYSKFARVALGTNDVDYRARVHSAEEEAFLASSVAGSGLGVTFTDLENAQVVLLVGLEPEEEAGVVFLRLRKGALAHGLRAFAVAPFATRGLQRIGEKGGTLLRAAPGTEAEVLDAVGTERELDGLRDALQGAEAGTALVLVGERLAGVPGGLSAAVRLAARTGARLAWVPRRAGERGAVEMGALPSVLPGGRPVADAAARVDIAAAWGSGSLPQAPGRDTAGILDALASGDLRGAVVGGLELADLPDPVRARAALEVADFVVSLEVRTSDVTDLADVVFPVAPPSEKAGAYWSWEGRVRPFGQALESTAMSDSRVLDTIAQTLGVHLGLPTLDAVRAEIEQLGSWDGSRVAVPDVEPLEPPQIERGQAVLASWRMLLDSGRLQDGEAFLAGTAKRPVARVSATTAASVTVAGRPEGLLDGELLTVSTAHGSISLPVVLTDMPDHVVWLPTRSPGSAVHESLCAGPGALVRLSSTAPSTDADARREGQDA; encoded by the coding sequence ATGACTGTCACCGACGACAAGAAGAACGTCGTGCCCGGAACGCCGGCGCCCGTCGCGGCTCCTGCTGCGCCACCAGCCCCTCCGGCTGAGGTCACCTTCACGATCGACGGGGTCGAGACCGCGGTGCCCAAGGGCACGCTCGTCATCCGTGCGGCGGAGGAGCTGGGGATCCAGATCCCTCGTTTCTGCGACCACCCGCTCCTCGAGCCTGCGGGTGCGTGCCGTCAGTGCCTCGTCGAGGTCGCTGCGCCCGACCGGGAGGGCAACGTCCGCCCGATGCCCAAGCCCCAGGCCTCGTGCACCCTCGAGGCGACGCCCGGGATGGTCGTCAAGACCCAGCACACGTCGCCGGTCGCGGACAAGGCGCAGCACGGCATCATCGAGATGCTGCTCATCAACCACCCGCTCGACTGCCCGGTGTGCGACAAGGGCGGTGAGTGCCCGTTGCAGAACCAGGCGATGAGCAACGGCCGGCCGACGAGCCGCTTCATCGAGGCCAAGCGGACGTTCCCGAAGCCGATCTCGATCTCGACGGAGATCCTCCTCGACCGCGAGCGGTGTGTCCTGTGCCAGCGCTGCACGCGGTTCTCCAAGCAGATCGCCGGGGACGCGTTCATCGACCTGCAGAAGCGTGGTGCGATGCAGCAGATCGGCCGGTTCGACCCGGAGGTCCTCGGCTTTGCCGAGGGCGCACCGGGCACGGCCGACATGCCGGTCGGCGGTGCGGAGCCGGACGAGTCGGGGGCGCCGTTCGCGTCGTACTTCTCGGGCAACACCATCCAGATCTGCCCTGTGGGAGCGCTCACCGGGGCGGCCTACCGCTTCCGTGCACGTCCGTTCGACCTCGTCTCGACGCCTGCGGTCTCGGAGCACGACTCCTCGGGCTCGGCGATCCGCATCGACCACCGTCGCGGGACGGTCCTGCGTCGGCTCGCGGGTGACGACCCGGCTGTCAACGAGGAGTGGATCACCGACAAGGACCGCTTCGCGTTCACGTGGCAGACGGCGAACGATCGTCTGCGCACCCCGATGATCCGCGAGCGTGGAGACGACGGCTTCCGCGGGGAGCTGCGTCCCGCGAGCTGGCTGGAGGCGTTCGACGCTGCTGCTGCCGGGCTGCGCACGGCGTGCGAGCCTGACCAGCGCACCCCCGGTGGTGTCGGGGTGCTGCCGGGTGGACGGCTGACGATCGAGGACGCCTACGCGTACTCGAAGTTCGCGCGGGTCGCGCTCGGTACCAACGACGTCGACTACCGTGCTCGCGTCCACTCGGCCGAGGAAGAGGCATTCCTCGCGTCCTCGGTCGCGGGGTCAGGGCTCGGTGTGACCTTCACGGATCTTGAGAACGCTCAGGTCGTCCTGCTCGTCGGGCTGGAGCCCGAGGAGGAGGCAGGGGTCGTCTTCTTGCGCCTGCGCAAGGGTGCGCTCGCGCACGGTCTGCGTGCTTTTGCTGTCGCGCCGTTCGCGACGCGCGGTCTTCAGCGCATCGGTGAGAAGGGCGGCACGCTGCTGCGGGCGGCTCCTGGCACGGAGGCGGAGGTCCTCGACGCGGTCGGTACCGAGCGTGAGCTCGACGGTCTGCGGGACGCGCTCCAGGGTGCGGAGGCTGGCACGGCTCTCGTGCTCGTCGGCGAGCGCCTCGCCGGGGTGCCGGGCGGGCTCTCCGCCGCGGTGCGCCTCGCTGCCCGGACCGGTGCTCGGCTCGCCTGGGTCCCTCGACGTGCGGGGGAGCGTGGCGCGGTCGAGATGGGGGCGCTGCCGTCTGTCCTGCCCGGTGGGCGTCCGGTGGCCGACGCGGCTGCACGTGTCGACATCGCTGCCGCCTGGGGATCCGGATCGCTTCCGCAGGCTCCTGGGCGTGACACCGCAGGGATCCTCGACGCGCTCGCGTCCGGGGACCTGCGCGGAGCGGTCGTCGGGGGGCTCGAGCTCGCTGACCTCCCGGACCCTGTCCGTGCCCGTGCGGCGCTCGAGGTCGCAGACTTCGTCGTCTCGCTGGAGGTGCGGACCAGCGACGTGACCGATCTCGCCGACGTGGTCTTCCCGGTCGCACCTCCCTCGGAGAAGGCCGGTGCGTACTGGAGCTGGGAGGGTCGCGTGCGGCCCTTCGGCCAGGCGCTCGAGTCCACCGCGATGTCCGACTCGCGGGTGCTCGACACGATCGCCCAGACGCTCGGCGTCCACCTGGGACTCCCCACGCTCGACGCCGTGCGGGCCGAGATCGAACAGCTCGGCTCGTGGGACGGGTCGCGGGTCGCCGTCCCGGACGTCGAACCGCTCGAGCCTCCGCAGATCGAGCGGGGTCAAGCGGTCCTCGCCTCGTGGCGCATGCTCCTCGACTCTGGTCGTCTGCAGGACGGCGAGGCCTTCCTCGCGGGGACGGCCAAGCGCCCCGTCGCGCGCGTCTCGGCCACGACGGCTGCGTCGGTGACGGTGGCGGGCCGCCCTGAGGGACTCCTCGACGGGGAGCTGCTCACCGTGTCGACCGCGCACGGCAGCATCAGCCTGCCTGTCGTGCTCACCGACATGCCCGATCACGTGGTCTGGCTGCCGACACGCTCGCCAGGCTCTGCGGTGCACGAGTCGTTGTGCGCCGGGCCGGGAGCGCTCGTCCGGCTCTCGAGCACCGCGCCCTCGACGGACGCGGACGCACGACGCGAAGGGCAGGACGCCTGA
- a CDS encoding NADH-quinone oxidoreductase subunit A: MTNPYVPLLVLMGIALVLALGGVGASAIIGPKRYNRAKLDAYECGIEPTPLAPGGGRFPVKYYLVAMTFIIFDIEVVFLYPWAVDFATLATFGLVAMLAFLALITVPFVYEWRRGGFEWE, encoded by the coding sequence ATGACCAATCCCTACGTCCCGCTCCTGGTCCTCATGGGCATCGCCCTGGTGCTCGCCCTCGGCGGTGTCGGCGCGAGCGCGATCATCGGGCCCAAGCGCTACAACCGCGCCAAGCTCGACGCCTACGAGTGCGGCATCGAACCGACACCGCTCGCGCCCGGCGGAGGCCGTTTCCCGGTGAAGTACTACCTCGTCGCGATGACGTTCATCATCTTCGACATCGAGGTCGTCTTCCTCTACCCGTGGGCGGTGGACTTCGCGACGCTCGCCACCTTCGGCCTCGTCGCGATGCTCGCCTTCCTCGCGCTCATCACCGTCCCGTTCGTCTACGAGTGGCGCAGAGGCGGGTTCGAGTGGGAGTGA
- the nuoF gene encoding NADH-quinone oxidoreductase subunit NuoF, with amino-acid sequence MSTHLAPVLSSFWDAESSWTLATYLDNGGYEGLKAALAMAPADVVQTVKDSGLRGRGGAGFPTGMKWGFLPAPDGGPRYLVVNADESEPGTCKDIPLMLASPQLLVEGVVITSYAIGCNHAFIYIRGEVLHVYRRVLRAVEEAYEAGYLGKNIQGSGYDLDVTVHAGAGAYICGEETALLDSLEGLRGQPRLKPPFPAVAGLYARPTVVNNVESIASVPQIVARGAAWFTSMGTARSAGHGLFSLSGHVTRPGQYEAPLGITLRELLDMAGGVRGGRELKFWTPGGSSTPIFTAEHLDVPLDYESVAAAGSMLGTRALQIFDETTSVVRAVTRWTEFYAHESCGKCTPCREGTYWMKLVLRRIEAGQGTQSDIDTLLDTCDNILGRAFCALGDGATSCITSAIQYFREEFEAGMHTPASELFPPERSALFDYTPRARDGVLAGVAAGGH; translated from the coding sequence GTGAGCACTCATCTCGCACCGGTCCTCAGCTCCTTCTGGGACGCTGAGAGCTCGTGGACGCTCGCCACGTACCTCGACAACGGAGGCTACGAGGGTCTGAAAGCAGCACTGGCGATGGCTCCGGCCGACGTCGTGCAGACGGTCAAAGACTCTGGTCTGCGAGGACGAGGCGGCGCAGGGTTCCCCACCGGGATGAAGTGGGGATTCCTGCCCGCACCCGACGGCGGACCGCGCTACCTCGTCGTCAACGCCGACGAGTCCGAGCCGGGCACGTGCAAGGACATCCCGCTCATGCTCGCGAGCCCCCAGCTCCTCGTCGAGGGCGTCGTCATCACGTCCTACGCGATCGGCTGCAACCACGCGTTCATCTACATCCGCGGCGAGGTGCTCCACGTCTACCGGCGCGTCCTGCGCGCAGTCGAAGAGGCGTACGAGGCCGGATACCTGGGCAAGAACATCCAGGGCTCGGGGTACGACCTCGACGTGACGGTCCACGCCGGCGCTGGCGCCTACATCTGCGGCGAAGAGACGGCGCTGCTCGACTCCCTCGAAGGGCTGCGGGGCCAGCCGCGTCTCAAGCCGCCGTTCCCTGCCGTCGCGGGGCTCTACGCGCGCCCCACGGTCGTGAACAACGTCGAGTCGATCGCGTCCGTCCCGCAGATCGTCGCGCGCGGTGCCGCCTGGTTCACCTCGATGGGCACCGCCCGCTCCGCGGGCCACGGCCTCTTCTCTCTCTCCGGGCACGTCACCCGCCCGGGGCAGTACGAGGCGCCGCTCGGGATCACGCTCCGCGAGCTGCTCGACATGGCGGGCGGAGTACGCGGGGGACGCGAGCTGAAGTTCTGGACCCCAGGCGGCTCGTCGACACCGATCTTCACCGCGGAGCACCTCGACGTACCCCTCGACTACGAGTCGGTCGCGGCCGCCGGGTCCATGCTCGGCACGCGTGCGCTGCAGATCTTCGACGAGACCACGTCCGTGGTGCGCGCAGTGACCCGGTGGACCGAGTTCTACGCCCACGAGTCCTGCGGCAAGTGCACCCCCTGCCGCGAGGGCACGTACTGGATGAAGCTCGTCCTGCGCCGCATCGAGGCAGGCCAGGGCACCCAGAGCGACATCGACACGCTGCTCGACACGTGCGACAACATCCTCGGCCGGGCGTTCTGCGCTCTCGGCGACGGTGCCACGTCGTGCATCACGTCCGCGATCCAGTACTTCCGTGAGGAGTTCGAGGCCGGTATGCACACCCCTGCGAGCGAGCTCTTCCCGCCGGAACGGTCCGCACTGTTCGACTACACGCCGCGAGCGCGCGACGGCGTCCTCGCCGGCGTCGCTGCGGGAGGCCACTGA